A single Symbiobacterium thermophilum IAM 14863 DNA region contains:
- a CDS encoding phosphoglycerate dehydrogenase — protein sequence MADRIKVLMLQAIHEEGILLFDDRFEVIAARDPSPAAVIPELDGVQAIIVRLAPCTREIIEAAPDLRVIAKHGVGVDNIDVAAATERGILVLNTPEANAVSVAEHAIAAIAALAKRVVFMDRAVRDGRWQARGDLKAIDL from the coding sequence ATGGCGGACAGGATCAAGGTGCTCATGCTGCAAGCGATCCACGAAGAAGGGATCCTGCTCTTCGACGACCGGTTTGAGGTGATCGCAGCCCGGGATCCCTCGCCCGCAGCGGTCATTCCGGAACTGGACGGGGTGCAGGCCATCATCGTCCGCCTCGCGCCGTGCACGCGGGAGATCATCGAGGCGGCCCCTGACCTGAGGGTGATCGCCAAGCACGGCGTCGGCGTCGACAACATCGATGTCGCCGCGGCGACCGAGCGCGGCATCCTGGTGCTCAACACGCCGGAGGCCAACGCCGTCTCGGTGGCGGAGCACGCCATCGCCGCGATCGCGGCCCTGGCCAAGCGGGTGGTGTTCATGGACCGGGCCGTCCGGGACGGGCGGTGGCAGGCGCGCGGCGATCTGAAGGCCATCGACCTGTAA
- a CDS encoding TIGR02678 family protein, translating to MATTGAAEQRQLALQDLMDRYLISQADEPEAYRRVALHEGYLKAWFHERPRWRILSGRGVYRLERMPSQVLFHRGLPRLRSPLSYACLCWVLWFAETLVTTARDWFVISELAQRIATVSEGRFTLAERSHREALVQALQFLIDLGGLLLRDGDADRWVAGQDYLGEPPEVMYEFTEMAPRLLANFSYESLAVAVTADHGRRTAPPTGEEAPPLTRAWRALLLGPVFWKADDPEAFAALEANYEAVYRDLEASLGWQVELTSSFARIWRTTTARHAGAVLLDLYPDPGEEAEERHTRYLFHPILLLLGRCQEGVAAGRWSADADGAVAISAGELEDLLTELRSQHRPSWGAALGALSIAELVTVVLSEMRRMGLLRGPDRFGRCWLLPAAAGIRGRYVTRETGARRAPEPEQPQAQQIRLF from the coding sequence ATGGCCACCACCGGCGCCGCCGAACAGCGGCAGCTTGCCCTGCAGGACCTGATGGACCGCTACCTGATCAGCCAGGCCGACGAGCCCGAGGCCTACCGGCGGGTCGCGCTGCACGAGGGCTACCTGAAGGCCTGGTTCCACGAGCGTCCCCGGTGGCGGATCCTGTCCGGACGGGGGGTGTACCGGCTCGAGCGGATGCCCTCCCAGGTGCTCTTCCACCGGGGCCTGCCCCGGCTCCGTTCCCCGCTGTCCTATGCCTGCCTCTGCTGGGTCCTCTGGTTTGCCGAGACCCTGGTGACCACCGCACGCGACTGGTTCGTGATCTCGGAACTGGCCCAGCGGATCGCCACCGTGTCTGAAGGCCGCTTCACCCTCGCTGAGCGGTCGCACCGGGAAGCCCTGGTGCAGGCGCTTCAGTTTCTCATCGACCTGGGCGGCCTGCTCCTGCGGGATGGCGATGCCGACCGCTGGGTGGCCGGCCAGGACTACCTGGGCGAACCCCCGGAAGTGATGTACGAGTTCACCGAGATGGCTCCCCGCCTCCTGGCCAACTTCAGCTACGAGAGCCTGGCCGTGGCGGTCACGGCTGACCACGGGCGGCGAACCGCCCCGCCCACCGGGGAGGAGGCGCCCCCGCTGACCCGGGCCTGGCGTGCCCTGCTCCTGGGGCCCGTCTTCTGGAAAGCCGACGATCCGGAGGCCTTTGCCGCGCTCGAGGCGAACTACGAGGCCGTCTACCGGGACCTGGAAGCCTCCCTGGGCTGGCAGGTGGAGCTCACTTCGAGCTTCGCCCGCATCTGGCGCACCACCACCGCCCGCCACGCCGGCGCGGTGCTGCTCGACCTCTACCCGGACCCCGGCGAGGAGGCGGAGGAGCGGCACACCCGCTACCTCTTCCATCCCATCCTCCTGCTCCTGGGCCGCTGCCAGGAAGGCGTGGCGGCAGGTCGCTGGTCGGCAGACGCCGACGGGGCGGTGGCCATCTCCGCCGGCGAACTGGAGGATCTGCTCACCGAGCTGCGGAGCCAGCACCGACCGTCCTGGGGCGCGGCATTGGGCGCCCTGTCCATCGCGGAGTTGGTGACGGTGGTGCTCTCCGAGATGCGGCGGATGGGGCTGCTCCGGGGCCCCGACCGCTTCGGCCGCTGCTGGCTGCTGCCGGCGGCCGCCGGAATCCGGGGGCGGTATGTGACCCGGGAGACAGGCGCCCGCAGGGCGCCGGAACCGGAGCAGCCTCAGGCCCAGCAGATCAGGCTGTTCTGA
- a CDS encoding tripartite tricarboxylate transporter permease — protein sequence MESLQGLMQGFSVAMLPTNLLFAFLGCLLGTAIGVLPGLGPAGTISLLLPVVYSMGSSATTLIFLAGIYYGSMYGGSTTSILLNLPGEAASVITAIDGYEMAKKGRAGAALSIAAIGSFLAGTLAVVGLTFVAPPVAEFALDFGPPEYFSLTLLGLFLAVFLSGGSMAKGVVLLAAGVLLASVGLDPVTGKARFTFGSVAMQSGFDFTTLAMGVFGLGEIFFNLEKADFMGTITAKIGRLLPTAKEWAESRWAIVRGAVLGFAVGVLPGGGGVLGSLASYATERKLSKHPEEFGKGAIAGVAGPESANNAASTASFIPLLTLGIPTNSSMAVIFAALLIQGVTPGPFLITEHPDVFWGVIASMYIGNLMLLVLNLPLVGVWVRLLKVPFNILGPLVVLLTVIGVYSTTNDVFQVFVLIGFGVLGYFMRKFRFDPGPLPLAFVLAPTIENSLRQSLIMSRGSAAIFFTRPISVTLLRIFAALVIGQLAKGLRSHRRTAQA from the coding sequence ATGGAGAGTCTGCAGGGACTGATGCAAGGCTTTTCGGTCGCGATGCTGCCCACCAACCTGCTGTTCGCCTTCCTGGGCTGCCTGCTGGGCACCGCGATCGGCGTGCTCCCCGGCCTGGGGCCCGCCGGCACCATCTCGCTCCTGCTGCCCGTGGTCTACTCGATGGGCTCCTCGGCCACGACCCTGATCTTCCTCGCCGGCATCTACTACGGCTCCATGTACGGCGGTTCGACCACCTCGATCCTGCTCAACCTCCCGGGTGAGGCGGCGTCTGTCATTACGGCTATCGACGGCTACGAGATGGCCAAGAAGGGGCGGGCTGGCGCGGCGCTCAGCATCGCGGCCATCGGCTCCTTCCTCGCAGGCACCCTGGCCGTCGTGGGGCTCACGTTCGTGGCGCCTCCGGTCGCGGAGTTCGCCCTGGACTTCGGCCCGCCCGAGTACTTCTCCCTGACCTTGCTCGGCCTCTTCCTGGCTGTCTTCCTCTCGGGAGGCTCCATGGCCAAGGGTGTCGTCCTGCTGGCGGCGGGCGTGCTGCTCGCCAGCGTCGGCCTGGACCCGGTGACAGGCAAGGCTCGGTTTACCTTCGGGAGCGTCGCCATGCAAAGCGGCTTCGACTTCACCACACTGGCGATGGGCGTCTTCGGCCTGGGCGAGATTTTCTTCAATCTGGAGAAGGCGGACTTCATGGGGACGATCACCGCGAAGATCGGTCGCCTGCTGCCGACCGCAAAGGAGTGGGCTGAGTCCCGTTGGGCGATCGTCCGCGGGGCCGTGCTCGGTTTCGCCGTTGGCGTACTCCCCGGCGGCGGCGGCGTGCTGGGCTCGCTGGCCTCTTACGCCACCGAGCGGAAGCTCTCCAAGCACCCGGAGGAGTTCGGCAAGGGCGCGATAGCCGGCGTGGCTGGCCCCGAGTCGGCCAACAACGCCGCTTCTACCGCTTCGTTCATCCCGCTGCTGACGCTGGGCATTCCCACCAACTCGTCGATGGCGGTGATCTTCGCCGCCCTGCTGATCCAGGGCGTCACTCCCGGCCCGTTCCTCATTACGGAGCATCCGGACGTCTTTTGGGGCGTCATCGCTTCCATGTACATCGGCAACCTGATGCTGCTCGTCCTGAACCTGCCGCTGGTGGGAGTCTGGGTACGGCTACTGAAGGTCCCCTTCAACATCCTGGGCCCCCTGGTCGTGCTGCTCACGGTGATCGGCGTGTACAGCACCACCAACGACGTCTTCCAGGTCTTCGTGCTGATCGGCTTCGGCGTCCTCGGTTACTTCATGCGTAAGTTCCGCTTCGATCCCGGCCCGCTACCCCTGGCGTTCGTGCTGGCCCCGACCATCGAGAACTCGCTGCGCCAGTCGCTGATCATGTCCCGTGGCAGCGCCGCCATCTTCTTCACCCGGCCGATATCTGTGACGTTGCTGAGGATTTTCGCCGCCCTGGTGATTGGCCAGTTGGCCAAGGGGCTCCGCTCCCACAGACGGACCGCACAGGCCTGA
- a CDS encoding iron-containing alcohol dehydrogenase — translation MIGVMYPFRTPPVIWAAPGAAAQLPDEARRLGATRALLVSDRGLLATGTPERLQRMLEGAGVRCAVYADVMAEPSAEWLDPVSR, via the coding sequence ATGATCGGTGTGATGTATCCCTTCCGGACGCCGCCGGTGATCTGGGCCGCACCGGGGGCGGCCGCTCAGCTTCCCGACGAGGCCCGCCGGCTCGGTGCCACCCGGGCCCTGTTGGTCAGCGACCGCGGTCTCCTGGCGACCGGCACCCCGGAGCGGCTCCAGCGGATGCTGGAGGGCGCCGGCGTGCGGTGCGCCGTCTACGCCGACGTGATGGCCGAGCCCAGCGCGGAGTGGCTGGACCCGGTCAGCAGGTGA
- a CDS encoding NAD(P)-dependent oxidoreductase: MLGLVGIGRIGTQVARKAQAAFDMQVIGYDPYVAPEAAQAHGIRMVADLAELFRTADVVSIHAPLTPETRGLVTRELIGMMKPTAFLVNFARGEIVDEGALVEALREERIAGAALDVFEREPVDPENPLLQLDNVLLSPHSAAQTRECVIRMSVTTAQGVIDALTGRRPRYIVNPEVLLRSGRAGEGEMGG; this comes from the coding sequence GTGCTGGGGCTGGTGGGCATCGGCCGCATCGGCACTCAGGTTGCCCGGAAGGCGCAGGCCGCCTTCGACATGCAGGTCATCGGCTACGACCCGTACGTGGCGCCCGAGGCGGCGCAGGCCCATGGCATCCGCATGGTGGCGGACCTGGCGGAGCTCTTCCGCACAGCGGACGTGGTGTCCATCCACGCGCCGCTCACGCCGGAGACCCGGGGCCTGGTCACCCGGGAACTGATCGGCATGATGAAGCCCACCGCTTTCCTGGTCAACTTCGCCCGCGGGGAGATCGTCGACGAGGGCGCCCTGGTGGAGGCCCTCCGGGAGGAGCGCATCGCCGGGGCCGCCCTGGACGTGTTTGAACGGGAGCCCGTGGACCCGGAGAACCCCCTCTTGCAGCTGGATAACGTGTTGCTCTCGCCGCACAGCGCGGCGCAGACCCGGGAGTGCGTCATCCGCATGTCGGTTACCACCGCCCAGGGCGTGATCGACGCCCTCACCGGCCGGCGGCCCCGGTATATCGTCAACCCCGAGGTGCTTCTGCGCAGCGGTCGAGCGGGTGAGGGGGAGATGGGCGGATGA
- a CDS encoding tripartite tricarboxylate transporter TctB family protein — protein sequence MKKHDRIGAVVLIVIGVAAAVYSVIKLKVGTLRVPGSGFMPLLASLAVIGGSIGWLWEVRGPDPDPRPLWPDKNWLRPLLGLLFLILYALLFKPLGHLFSTLVFLGLWQFLVERVNWRRATLVTLLGAAGMYLLFVVLLGVHVPTSPLGL from the coding sequence ATGAAGAAGCACGATCGGATCGGGGCTGTGGTTCTCATCGTGATCGGCGTGGCTGCGGCCGTCTACTCCGTGATCAAGCTGAAGGTCGGCACCCTGCGGGTGCCGGGCTCCGGCTTCATGCCCCTGCTCGCCTCGTTGGCTGTCATCGGGGGGAGCATCGGCTGGCTGTGGGAGGTGCGCGGGCCCGACCCGGACCCCCGGCCCTTGTGGCCGGACAAGAACTGGCTGCGGCCGCTTCTGGGGCTCCTGTTCCTGATCCTGTACGCCCTCCTGTTCAAGCCGCTCGGGCACCTGTTCTCGACGCTGGTGTTCCTGGGGCTGTGGCAGTTCCTCGTGGAGCGGGTGAACTGGCGGCGGGCCACGCTGGTGACCCTGCTGGGCGCGGCCGGGATGTACCTCCTGTTCGTGGTGCTCCTCGGGGTGCACGTGCCCACGTCCCCCCTCGGACTGTGA
- a CDS encoding tripartite tricarboxylate transporter substrate binding protein: MRHFHKVLGVVLVAGIVFMAGCGSSGTSTDATSPASTEQSATHGTPAEQTASQQTSTEPAGQEETKTWKPEKAVTLIVPYSAGGSTDVLARVVEKIWPKYVDQPLTVVNQPGGSGWVGREAVAKAAPDGYTLMIGYGSGEDLIAPQLREAPFDPINDFQPIALLSNHAILFATSTESGYETMEQLLEAAKSAEVTAALSGVGNLMDITVRAVAKAAGGEITGVPFAGGGPATTAMVGNQVDFGPGHQSELMPHVKGGRLRILAVASPERESMLADVPTLKELGIDYVNAGSLKGIAAPAGLPEEILAYYEDLFAKITSDPEFQQAMADVYQPVNYKNPEEFGAMIREYYEMYSRLIKELDIHVE; encoded by the coding sequence ATGAGGCATTTCCACAAGGTGTTGGGTGTCGTTCTCGTCGCCGGCATCGTCTTCATGGCTGGCTGTGGCAGTTCGGGCACGAGCACCGACGCCACGTCCCCGGCCAGCACGGAACAGAGCGCCACACACGGGACCCCCGCCGAGCAGACCGCCAGCCAGCAGACCTCCACTGAGCCGGCCGGCCAGGAGGAGACCAAGACCTGGAAGCCGGAGAAGGCCGTGACCCTCATCGTGCCGTACTCGGCCGGCGGCTCCACCGACGTACTCGCCCGCGTGGTGGAGAAGATCTGGCCCAAGTACGTCGACCAGCCCCTGACCGTGGTGAACCAGCCCGGCGGCAGCGGTTGGGTGGGCCGTGAGGCCGTGGCCAAGGCCGCGCCCGACGGGTACACCCTGATGATCGGCTACGGCTCCGGCGAGGACCTGATCGCTCCGCAACTGCGCGAGGCCCCGTTCGACCCGATCAACGACTTCCAGCCGATCGCCCTGCTCTCCAACCACGCCATCCTGTTCGCGACGTCCACCGAGTCTGGTTACGAGACCATGGAGCAGCTACTGGAGGCGGCCAAGTCCGCTGAGGTCACGGCGGCCCTGTCCGGCGTCGGCAACCTGATGGACATTACCGTGCGCGCCGTGGCCAAGGCGGCCGGGGGCGAGATCACCGGCGTGCCGTTCGCCGGCGGCGGTCCGGCTACCACCGCCATGGTCGGCAACCAGGTCGATTTCGGTCCCGGCCACCAGTCTGAGTTGATGCCGCATGTGAAGGGCGGCCGGTTACGGATCCTGGCCGTCGCCAGCCCCGAACGGGAGTCCATGCTGGCTGACGTGCCGACCCTGAAGGAGCTGGGCATCGACTACGTTAACGCCGGCTCGCTGAAGGGCATCGCCGCCCCAGCCGGGCTGCCCGAGGAGATCCTGGCCTACTACGAGGACCTGTTCGCGAAGATTACCTCTGATCCGGAGTTCCAGCAAGCCATGGCCGATGTCTACCAGCCGGTGAACTACAAGAATCCCGAGGAGTTCGGGGCCATGATCAGGGAATACTACGAGATGTACAGCCGTTTGATCAAGGAGCTGGACATCCACGTCGAGTGA
- a CDS encoding TIGR02677 family protein, translating to MPPRAVTAEMPEANYLIGHPDGKYYRLLMRCFYERSLSHITYVRTDDLVAFVQQYLPYDDATCRQHLDQMEKWGLVTLIPEQSKPANLMELRQKPRVYQASRIALRLEALRAELEQEEGAASLDPAALDLLVQRVRELADFIEQDGLHRDGAAPEAHRLWAGVYESFGAFSRRIREYLEDLPRHRPREVLDYEAFRAYRDLLIPYLQDYARRLFDRREQLRMRLRVLARSKELLATTAAVVEAQQVRADGSRPDFDRQKERFLREIDALIGYFGDQGDVDVLLERAQAWVSEITRHARRLSEQHLGGSVREQTLLDLARRFSECTSLEQAESLAQVVFAATLPLHWRGEAPPPADKDPWEAEPVTVPLYAVRRGQRPRQQPEATADRTSEALQKMLSAKAERDRAAQELAELFGDESELDLGDLTVREPRQRQLLLRLLYKALSQQGPVGVGYRNWSVTAEVKADAPLGRLSAADGTATLPHVILRLHKGGPR from the coding sequence ATGCCGCCTCGCGCCGTCACCGCCGAGATGCCCGAGGCCAACTACCTCATCGGCCATCCCGACGGCAAGTACTACCGGCTGCTGATGCGCTGTTTCTACGAGCGGAGCCTCAGCCACATCACCTACGTGCGCACCGACGACCTGGTCGCCTTCGTACAGCAGTACCTTCCTTACGATGATGCGACTTGCCGCCAGCACCTGGACCAGATGGAGAAGTGGGGGCTGGTCACCCTCATCCCCGAACAGAGCAAGCCGGCCAACCTGATGGAGCTGCGGCAGAAGCCGCGCGTCTACCAGGCCAGCCGGATCGCCCTGCGGCTGGAGGCCCTGCGGGCGGAGCTGGAGCAGGAGGAGGGTGCGGCCTCCCTGGATCCCGCTGCGCTGGATCTGCTGGTGCAGCGGGTGCGGGAGCTCGCGGACTTCATCGAGCAGGATGGCCTCCACCGCGATGGTGCGGCGCCTGAGGCGCACCGGCTCTGGGCAGGCGTCTACGAGTCGTTCGGCGCCTTCTCCCGGCGAATTCGGGAGTACCTGGAGGACCTGCCCCGCCACCGGCCCAGGGAGGTGCTCGACTACGAGGCGTTCCGCGCCTACCGGGACCTCCTCATCCCGTACCTGCAGGACTATGCCAGGCGCCTGTTCGACCGGCGGGAGCAGCTGCGGATGCGGCTCCGCGTGCTGGCGAGGAGCAAGGAACTGCTGGCGACCACGGCGGCAGTGGTCGAGGCGCAGCAGGTGCGGGCCGACGGTTCCCGCCCCGACTTCGACCGGCAGAAGGAGCGGTTCCTGCGGGAGATCGACGCCCTGATCGGCTACTTCGGCGACCAGGGCGACGTGGACGTGCTGCTGGAGCGGGCCCAGGCGTGGGTGTCGGAGATCACCCGGCACGCGCGCCGTCTGTCCGAACAGCATCTGGGCGGCTCTGTACGTGAGCAGACGCTCCTGGACCTCGCCCGGCGCTTCAGCGAATGCACATCGCTGGAGCAGGCCGAGAGCCTGGCCCAGGTGGTCTTCGCCGCCACCCTTCCCCTGCACTGGCGGGGCGAGGCGCCGCCGCCGGCGGACAAAGACCCGTGGGAGGCCGAGCCGGTGACCGTGCCGCTTTACGCCGTGCGGCGCGGGCAGCGCCCGCGCCAGCAGCCCGAGGCGACTGCGGACCGCACCAGCGAGGCCCTGCAGAAGATGCTGTCCGCCAAGGCCGAGCGGGACCGGGCCGCCCAGGAGCTGGCCGAGCTCTTCGGCGACGAAAGCGAGCTGGACCTGGGCGACCTGACCGTCCGCGAGCCTCGCCAGCGGCAGCTGCTGCTCCGCCTGCTCTACAAGGCCCTGTCCCAGCAGGGGCCGGTCGGCGTGGGCTACCGGAACTGGAGCGTGACCGCCGAGGTGAAGGCCGACGCCCCGCTGGGCCGGCTGTCCGCCGCCGACGGCACGGCCACCCTTCCGCACGTCATCCTGCGGCTGCACAAAGGGGGTCCGCGCTGA
- a CDS encoding iron-containing alcohol dehydrogenase encodes MAGPGQQVKAHQADLVVAVGGGSAIDVAKATAVLAANGGTAYDYFGVDRVPRPGLPVIAMPTTAGTGAEATPNAIFTNTRTQVKEGIVSPYMMPAVAIVDPELTLTAPPGVTAATGMDALTHAVESFTSVKAAPTTDLFAAEAIRRIGRSIRTAVFRGGDLAARTDMALGSLYAGIAICNAGTGAVHAMAYPLGGQFRVPHGIANASLLPHVLPWNLQGSVEKFAQVARLLGEPVDGLSALAAAERAVAAIQRLCADLGIPSRLSAFGVREEHIPAMAAAAHATRRLMDNNPRNLTVEEVEAIYRSAL; translated from the coding sequence GTGGCTGGACCCGGTCAGCAGGTGAAGGCCCACCAGGCCGACCTTGTGGTGGCCGTGGGCGGCGGCAGCGCGATCGACGTGGCCAAGGCCACAGCCGTCCTGGCCGCCAACGGCGGCACGGCCTACGACTACTTCGGCGTCGACCGGGTGCCCCGGCCGGGGCTGCCCGTGATCGCCATGCCCACCACGGCCGGCACCGGCGCCGAGGCCACGCCCAACGCCATCTTCACCAACACCCGGACGCAGGTGAAGGAGGGGATCGTCTCCCCGTACATGATGCCCGCGGTGGCCATCGTGGACCCCGAGCTGACCCTGACAGCGCCGCCCGGGGTGACCGCCGCCACCGGGATGGACGCCCTGACCCACGCGGTGGAATCCTTCACCTCAGTCAAGGCCGCGCCCACCACGGACCTGTTCGCCGCCGAAGCCATCCGCCGGATCGGCCGGTCGATCCGCACCGCGGTCTTCCGCGGCGGGGACCTCGCGGCCCGGACCGATATGGCCCTCGGCAGCCTGTACGCCGGCATCGCCATCTGCAACGCCGGCACCGGCGCGGTCCACGCCATGGCCTACCCGCTGGGCGGCCAGTTCCGGGTGCCCCACGGCATCGCCAACGCGTCGCTGCTGCCGCACGTGCTCCCGTGGAACCTGCAGGGCAGCGTGGAGAAGTTCGCGCAGGTCGCCCGGCTGCTGGGTGAGCCCGTGGACGGGCTCAGCGCCCTGGCGGCGGCGGAGCGTGCGGTGGCGGCCATCCAGCGGCTCTGCGCCGACCTCGGCATCCCCTCCCGGCTGTCGGCGTTCGGCGTCCGGGAGGAGCACATCCCCGCCATGGCGGCGGCCGCGCACGCGACGCGACGGCTCATGGACAACAACCCCCGCAACCTGACGGTTGAAGAGGTAGAGGCAATCTATCGCTCGGCCCTGTGA
- a CDS encoding GNAT family N-acetyltransferase: MPAVLQHKSTITVSWTGRLVTIRPCTPEDAPRVAALYDRLSPRALRLRYCSAVRISGEAEAARLCNSDPADRAVLLALSEGEVIGIGELGRMDEDCAEIALLVRDDCQGEGIGTALGHELVEVARELGYTRLQAYMLAENRGMRRIIAKLPFTRNWEGSWGELCVTVELESPATVG, translated from the coding sequence ATGCCAGCCGTTCTGCAGCACAAGTCGACGATCACTGTATCCTGGACGGGGCGTCTGGTCACGATCCGGCCATGCACGCCTGAGGATGCGCCCCGCGTCGCCGCCCTGTACGATCGCCTGTCGCCTCGGGCGCTCCGCCTGCGCTACTGCTCAGCGGTGCGGATCTCCGGCGAGGCCGAGGCGGCACGTCTCTGCAACAGCGACCCTGCGGACCGGGCGGTTCTGCTCGCCCTGAGCGAGGGCGAGGTCATCGGCATCGGCGAGCTGGGCCGCATGGACGAGGACTGCGCCGAGATCGCCCTCCTGGTGCGCGACGACTGCCAGGGCGAGGGCATCGGCACGGCCCTGGGCCACGAGCTGGTCGAGGTCGCCCGCGAGCTGGGGTACACCCGCCTGCAGGCGTACATGCTGGCCGAGAACCGGGGGATGCGCCGGATCATCGCCAAGCTGCCCTTCACCCGGAACTGGGAGGGCAGTTGGGGCGAACTGTGCGTCACCGTGGAGCTCGAGAGCCCCGCGACCGTCGGCTGA